The sequence ATAAACGTGGTATCCACGGTAATAATATCATATAGACCCACCTACCATAGGTACCTGTTTATCGTGAATGCCACGGTGCTGACTTACGTGGGCTTCACAATACCCAGTTCATTGGCGTTTGCATACTCAATAGTCCTAGTGGCAAGTGTGGTAATTTACCTATTGCTAACTGGGATGCTTGAGATCAGCGCAATGGCCCTGTCCCTCTTCTTGGTTTATTTATTATACGTAATCGAGAGACTCCTCTCCAAGGCACCCATAGTTAACCTACTGGGTTCCCTCATAAGGAATTCAGGTCTGAATACATCTTTATTCATGGCCGTGTTTACATGGTACTTTTCTCTATTTATTGTTTCAGTAGTTATAATACTATTAATAATAACTCTAGATAAGAAAATATTATAGTACTGCCATTTACAGTAATATTTATTAGCATATAATTTGATTAAGATAAATATGCCAGACCCCCTCCTAACCGAAGAGCACCAGCTCATTAGGGGAAGCGTTAGGGAGTTTGCTGAGAGGTACATAGTGCCAGTAGCCAGGAGGATGGACCTCGAGGATTATTATCCAAGGGACCTAATAAAGGACCTCGGTAAGCAGGGCTTCCTAACGCCATCAGCGCCCCCTGAGTATGGCGGGCCAGGTATTGACCTCAGGGGTAGTGCCGTAGTTGTCGAGGAATTAAGTCGGTACAGCCCAACCCTCGGTTTCATCACAGAAATCGTAAATGACAATATAGTATATGCACTGCTCAGATATGGCAACAATAGGCAGAGAGAGGAAATACTGCCAAAGGTTGCCAGTGGCGAGTGGGTTGCATCCTACGCCCTCACTGAGCCGTGTTGTGGTAGTGATGCAGCAGCCATTGAAACTAGGGCAGAGAAGAGGGGCGGCGAATGGATCATAAACGGTAGGAAGATTTGGATCACGCAGGGAGCCTATGCAGACATTTACCTACTTTTTGCCAGGACTGGTCCCAGGGAAGCTAGACACAGGGCAATAACAGCATTCCTTGTAAGGAGGAATGATTGCGTTGAGGTTAGTAGGTTGGAGATGATGGGTATGAGGGGCGCTGGTGAGGCTGAGATCAAGTTTAATGACTGCGTGGTTAGTGACGATGACGTGCTGGGTAATGTTAATGAGGGGTTCAGGATCGCGATGGTGACTCTGGACCTGGCGAGAATTGGTATTTCCGCTGTGGCCCTTGGGCTCTCCCAGGGCGTTCTTGATGAGGCTCTCGAGTGGGCAAAGACAAGGACTGCATTCGGTAAGCCCCTGATTGACTGGGAATGGATCCAGTTCCAGTTAGCTGATATCAAGGCTAGGCTGGAGATTGGTAGGACGGTGACGTATAAGGCGGCCTGGCTTTATGATAATAAGGACCCGTCATTCGTGCTCTACGCCTCAATAGCCAAGTTATATACCGCTCAAATGGCCGTTGATATTGCGAGGGACGGAGTTCAGATACTTGGTGGTTTCGGTTATTCAAAGGAGAGTTTCTCGGAGAGGGCTTATAGGGATGCCAAGGTCCTAGAGATTGCTGAGGGAACTAACGAGATCCAGAAGATGGTAATTCACAAAATACTAATGAGGGGGTTGCCAGAGGTAGAATTATGATCCCGGTAAAGCATACATTACTTACTAGGGAGCATGGAGAGTTCATGGATTTAGTGGATGAATTGAGTAGGAGGTATATTGAACCCGTGGCGGATAGGATAGATAGGGAGAACTACTACCCGCGTGAAGCCATTAGGGGACTTGGCGAGAACAGAGTATTATCGCCAGTCCTGCCCAGGGAGTATGGAGGGTACGGCATGGACATACTGGGCACGGCATTATCAATAGAGGTTATATCCAGGTACAGTGGTTCAATGGGTATACTGACGGAGGTACAGGGTTTCCTTGTGACGGATGCCTTCTACACGTATGGTACCAAGGAAATGAGGGAGGGGCTCGTCCCTCGACTTGCTAGGGGTGAATTAATAGGTTCATTTGCGCTCAGTGAGCCGTGTTGTGGTAGTGATGCAGCAGCCATTGAAACTAGGGCAGAGAAGAGGGGCGGCGAATGGATCATAAACGGTAGGAAGATTTGGATCACGCAGGGAGCCTATGCAGACATTTACCTACTTTTTGCCAGGACTGGTCCCAGGGAAGCTAGACACAGGGCAATAACAGCATTCCTTGTGAGAAGGAGTAAGTGCATTGAGGTAAGCCCAATAAATGTCATGGGCATAAGGGGTACAGGCACCTCCGAGTTAACATTCAGCGATTGTGTTGTTGGTGATGATGACATTGTAGGTAAACCCAATGAGGGTTTCAGGATAGCCATGGAAGCATTGAACCTGGGCAGAATTGCCGTAGCCTCAGTAACCCTGGGGCTTGCCGAGGCGGCGCTCATGGAAGCCATGGAGTGGATCAGGAATAGGAAAGCGTTTGACCAACCACTAAGTAACCTGGAGTGGATCCAGTTCCAGTTGGCTGACATAATAACGTATATAGAGACCATGAGATCCATCGTATATGACGCAGCCTCACGCCTTGACCGTAGGTATGAGGATTACTATGCACATGCATCAATGGCTAAGTTGGCCTCCGTGCTCATAGGCATGGACGTAATCCGAAGAACCGTGCAGCTAACGGGGGCGTATGGTGTATGGAACGGCAGCAAACTGAACAGAATCTATAGGGATGCCAAGCTGATGGAGATTGGCGAAGGTACAAACGAGGTTCAGAGGATGGTCATTTATAGGTGGTTAAGTAAATACCTAGGTTAACACACAACCAGCGTACTCCATAGCCATTCTAAAAATACTCACCAAATCCTCCATCTTTAACCTACCAGTGTTGGTGTTTCTTGGGCTTGGATGATAACTCATGAATATTCTAATGCCACTAAAATCGACATGATCATTATGCCTAAACTCAGCCCTAATCCCTAGGGCAAGTTTAATGCCGAGAAACGCTACGTGACCAAGGGCAATTATTGCCCTAGGCCTGACATACTCAAGCTCATACCTAAACCAATTATTCACACAGGTACGGATCTCCTCATTACTAGGCCTATTATTTGGCGGTGCGCACTTAACTACCGATGTTATGTACACGCACCTAACCGCAACACCATCATCCCTAGAAATACTATAGGGCTTATTGGACAGGCCGGCCTCGTACAAGGCCCTAAACAGGAATTGGGCGCTACTATCGCCAGTGAACATACGCCCAGTCCTATTACCACCGTGCGCGGCTGGTGCTAATCCAACAATCATTATCCTAGCATTACCTAGGTCACCCCACGGTGGTACTGGCCTCCTCCAGTAATCATACCTCATGAACCTCGGCAATGGCTTAACACTCTCCCTATAACCCACTAGTCTTGGGCATGCCCTGCACTGTATTAATCTACTTACGAAGTCGTTATACCAACTCACAGTTTTAATACGCATTAAACCTTAAATTAAGCCAATTCCATAAGTACGGAGAGATGGATCAATTAACCAAGGACATAGTCAGGGGAGTATTATCGTACATTTACGGACCTGGCATACTAAAGAAATTAAGTGGTGAGTTTAGGAT is a genomic window of Vulcanisaeta souniana JCM 11219 containing:
- a CDS encoding uracil-DNA glycosylase, giving the protein MRIKTVSWYNDFVSRLIQCRACPRLVGYRESVKPLPRFMRYDYWRRPVPPWGDLGNARIMIVGLAPAAHGGNRTGRMFTGDSSAQFLFRALYEAGLSNKPYSISRDDGVAVRCVYITSVVKCAPPNNRPSNEEIRTCVNNWFRYELEYVRPRAIIALGHVAFLGIKLALGIRAEFRHNDHVDFSGIRIFMSYHPSPRNTNTGRLKMEDLVSIFRMAMEYAGCVLT
- a CDS encoding acyl-CoA dehydrogenase family protein, giving the protein MIPVKHTLLTREHGEFMDLVDELSRRYIEPVADRIDRENYYPREAIRGLGENRVLSPVLPREYGGYGMDILGTALSIEVISRYSGSMGILTEVQGFLVTDAFYTYGTKEMREGLVPRLARGELIGSFALSEPCCGSDAAAIETRAEKRGGEWIINGRKIWITQGAYADIYLLFARTGPREARHRAITAFLVRRSKCIEVSPINVMGIRGTGTSELTFSDCVVGDDDIVGKPNEGFRIAMEALNLGRIAVASVTLGLAEAALMEAMEWIRNRKAFDQPLSNLEWIQFQLADIITYIETMRSIVYDAASRLDRRYEDYYAHASMAKLASVLIGMDVIRRTVQLTGAYGVWNGSKLNRIYRDAKLMEIGEGTNEVQRMVIYRWLSKYLG
- a CDS encoding acyl-CoA dehydrogenase family protein; translation: MPDPLLTEEHQLIRGSVREFAERYIVPVARRMDLEDYYPRDLIKDLGKQGFLTPSAPPEYGGPGIDLRGSAVVVEELSRYSPTLGFITEIVNDNIVYALLRYGNNRQREEILPKVASGEWVASYALTEPCCGSDAAAIETRAEKRGGEWIINGRKIWITQGAYADIYLLFARTGPREARHRAITAFLVRRNDCVEVSRLEMMGMRGAGEAEIKFNDCVVSDDDVLGNVNEGFRIAMVTLDLARIGISAVALGLSQGVLDEALEWAKTRTAFGKPLIDWEWIQFQLADIKARLEIGRTVTYKAAWLYDNKDPSFVLYASIAKLYTAQMAVDIARDGVQILGGFGYSKESFSERAYRDAKVLEIAEGTNEIQKMVIHKILMRGLPEVEL